CCTAATTCCATTCCGATCGTTTCCGGATTCTTCTTCAGCTGCTTCACCAAAGGGAAAGTGACAACGGTGAAATCGCCTTCAAATTCCGTTTTATTCTCCTGAACCTCCAGATGAATGTCTTTCAGCTGATAGACATTGATGATAACCTCTGAAAGTTTTTCCTCTATTATATTTTTAATATTCATGAGCTGTTATTTTATAAGAGCGTAATGATTGTTTTGTTTAAATTTTTGAAGTACAAATATACGGAAATAAAAAAACCGCCCGAAGGCGGTTTGAATATTAAAATTTGCTTAGCAAAAATTAGTTTTGGTTCCAGAAAGGCGTGTATTGGTTTTTTACAAAAACATCATTACTTGAAATGTTAGGTACATTTGATGAATTACCAACATATTCTGATGTAGGATAAATTAATCTCAATGGCTTGTTTGGCCTTGTAGCGGTAGTAGCTAAAGGAGAAGCTGGATATTTTTGTCCTAATCTATTAAATTCTATATACATTTCTGTTGGATTGCTCTGAGTCAGAAGGATCCACTTTTGCGTCATAATCGCTTCATACTTTTGTTCTGTAGAACCTACCCAACCTAAACCTGGTCGAGTTGAAATTTGCGCAATATAGGTTGCCATATTAATAGCTGTCGTATTACCATTCATAGTTAAACCAGATTGAGTAATAGCACTATTAAATAGTGATTGTCCATCAAAAGAAGGAAAAATTCCTGGATATCTTAAAGCTGCTTCAGCTTTCAAAAGATTCAATTCTGCTAAAGACATCAACAATCCGCCTCTAGCATTACTTTGTGAAATAATAGTTCCAGCGGCAGTAGAATTTGCACCTACCGTATATGGTGACAAACTTGAAACTACATTACTATCATTAGGTGCACCCGGTTGACCAGGAGTTGCTCCTTGTCTTACACCTCTCACAACACCCCCTACAGTAAGAAACAGTCTGACTCTTCTAGGGTCTACAATACCATTATACTTTTGATAATATGTATCCGGAAGACTTAAATTATTACCATTTAACGCAGTTGCTAAATTCTCTGATGCCGTAATTAAAAGATTACGTTGAGGAATATTTCCTGCTGAATTAGTAAAGTATGTAAGAGTAGTAGGATGTAAAGCCGCATCACTTGTGCCTGCATACCCTGGTTTTTCAAATACATCAGCAGAAATAAAGCTCGCAGTGGATAATGTTGCTAATTGCTGATTTCTATATGTAGCCAAATCACCAGTCACATTTGACATTCTCATTAAAAGTTTAAATTTAATAGTATTGGCAAAATTAGTCCAATTTGACATGTTCCCTGCAAATACTATATCAGCTGTACCCATTGCTAAAGCGTTAGCTGGAGCAGCTGTTATCAAAGCTTTAGCAGCATCCATATCTTCAATAAGAGATTTATAAATAGCTGCATCGTCATCATACCTTGGTGTGAGATTTTTCTGACCTTGAAATGCTTCACTATATGGAACATCACCATATAAGTCAACCAAATATTGCATATAGTATGCTTTCATTATTTTTGCTGCTGCAATATAATTATTTTGTCTCTTATCAGAATTTGGATAACTTTCAATATAAGCGAAATTAGCCAAATTTGGATAAATACCATCCCATATACCGCTGTAGAAACTGCTATTTACACTCGATAAAGTATATTCATTGGTAAATGGTCCTCCAAAAGCATAAGAATTACCCGCCCAGCTATTCATCATTATATTACCAAACTCTAACATTGTTGTACCTTGAGTTCTATATGTTTGAGTAATTGCACCCGGGAAAATTAATTGTGGTGTTAGATCTTCCTGATGTACACTGTTAGGATTTTCATTGATATCTAAATAGTCATTACATGAGTTTAATAATACTCCACATGCTATTACAGAAACTAAAAATTTTATCTTTTTCATTTTTTTTATTTAATTAATTATTAAAAAGAAGCATTCAAGCTGAATCCAAATGTTCTTGTAGTCGGATATTGACTTGTGACAGCAATACCTCCAACTCCACCATTTGAAGTTTCAGGATCTGCAAAATTACGATTAGATTTTGCATACCATGCAAAAGCATTTCTTGCATATACTCCAACTGATAAAGATCTTACAAAAGTACTGCCTAATACAGATTTAGGTATCTGATAAGCTAACGAAATTTCTCTAATCTTAAGAGCTGTACCATCTACTACAAATTCTTCACCGACACTAGTTTGATATGCACCTGAAAAATAATTTGCAGTTCCTGCATAAGATGGATCATCTCCCACAGTTGTTGTATTAGGTGTATAAATAGGATTAGTTGCCGTTCCTGTATTTTGTACAGATCCTGGAATAACATATCCTTGAGCGCGATCAAACTCAACTGTTTTTTCTAATGCACCTGCAAAACCTAATAAGCTTTTTGTATCTGAAATAAAGCTATTTCCAGTCCTGTAATCAGCAGTTACTGCTAAAGTTAAACCTTTATATCTAACATTAGTTGAAAACCCTAAAATATAATCTGGAGTAACTTTACCTAAAATTTGATATTTTGAATTAGTTACAGGTAAACCAGTTTGATCTACTATGATATTACCATTAGGGTCTCTCTCATATTTAATACCTTTTATAACAGGGAACCTCTCACCTTTAACAGCAAAAACACCTGCAGGAATTCCATATGCGTCTTGAGTCAAACCAACCTCATCAACACCTGGACCTAAATCTTTAACTAATGATTCATATTTTGAATATGAGCCTCTTAACGACCATTCAAAGTTTTCTGATTTAAAAGGAGTAATACCTAAATCAACCTCAAAACCAGAATTTCTAATATTTCCGATATTGTTAGTTAAAGATACAATTCCTGTGGTAGCAGAAGTAGTACTACCAGTAATTAGATCATCAGTATCAGTTTGGAATGCAGAACCTTCAATAGTTATCCTATCTTTTAAGAATCCCAAAAATATATTTCCCTCCAGAGTTTTATTTGCTTCTGGTTTAATAAATTGATTAGTAGGATTTTTGTTAAGCAAAAAAGATGAATTTAATAATGGATACCCTGTAGGGAAAACTCCTACTTCATCATTATCATAGGCACCAATTACAGCATTACCAGTTACAGTGTAACTTCCACTTATTTTCAGGTAATTTAATACACTATTATCTTTTAACCCATCAAATGCTTTTGTCGGAATGAAGGATACACCACCTGAATAATAAGGAATTCCCTTATTTGAAAAATCAGTAGTTCCCGTTGGTCTTGCACTTAATCTGGAAGATTGCTCAATTCTTCCCGTTAAGTTAACAAATAAATAATCTTTTAATCCTAAATCTACGTTGGCAAAAAATGCATATTGTCTTGAACGTATATATGTATTATTTAAATTATAAGCTGGAGTAGGATTAACGACATTCGAAATATTGTAGAAATATGGAATTCTTAAATTTGTTCCTCCTGCAGACGTAGTAGATGAAAAGTTATCTGTTATATTATTTCCAATATTTGCAGAAAAATTTATATCATTTGTTAAGTCGTACTTAAAATTTAAAATTAAATCTCCATAAAAATTTCTAACCCTAGAACTTTGCTTATTGTAGGCTGATGTAATTGCAGCTACTCCTAATTGTCTTAAAGTTGCACCATCAATACCTGTACCTGGCGCATTAATTATTATTTCATTTGAATTAAATGCATCTGTATGATTTTCAACCTCTTGTCCTGCCATATACAAACTACCATTATAAGTAAGACTAATATGATCATTAAATTCATAACCTAATGATATAATACCAGTTGAAGAAGTAAGTCTACTATCTCCTCTTGAAATATCTCTTAAAGCATAGGGATTATATGCAAAAGAAGTATAGTTACCCGCAAATCCAGAATTTCTAAAATCTCTAATATCTACGTTGGTAGGTGTCTGTAAAAGCTGCGCGTAAAGATTACCATTGGTTTGATGTGTAGATTGGTCAATTATACTGACATTTCCATCCATTCTGAACTTTCCAATCTTCTTACCTCCTTTAAAGAATACTGTATTCCTTTTTAGTTTATCTCCTGGAACAATAAATTCATTTTCTAATCTATCATACGATAAAAAAGTATACGAATCTGCACCTCCTGTGCTTACATTGAATCCGTTTTTAAACTGTATCCCTGTATCAAAAAAGTTTCTAATATTATCTCCTTTTTTAGCACTATAAGTAGTTCTAAGAAATTCACCATTAGCTTGTGGTAATCCTACTTCAATCAACTGACCTCCAATATTTGGATCATTAAAAGCTGGTCCCCAAGCAGTATTTTCATATGGTACCCAATTTGTCCCACCATAATCAACATCAGAATAATCAGCCTCACCAGGATACCCTTGGCCAAATAGTCTTTGTCTAATTGGTAACTTATATGAATTGGTAAATTCTACAGATGAACTTAAGTTTACAGAAATACGCTCAGACCTAGTACCTCTTTTTGTAGTAACAACCAAAACCCCATTACTACCTAATGAACCATATAGTGCAGCACCTTGTTGACCTTTAATAACGTTAATATTTTCAACAATGTCAGGAGGTAATTGATTAAAGACATTCATAGTTGCCACAACACCATCAATTACTACTAACGGATTAGTATCACCACTTATTGATCTAAAGCCCCTTAATATAATTTTTGTAGTAGGGTTTACACCGCTATTTGTAGTATTAATTTGTAAACCAGAAACCTTACTAATAAGAGCTTGACTTATACTTTGACTGGCTGCTTGGTTTAATTCTTTGTCTCCTACAACTTTGTTACTTGAAACGACAGCATCTTGTCTTTTTTTAATACCAAGAGCTCCCGTAACAACAACCTCACGAATATCTTGAGTTCTCAAAGTGTCACTTTGTGTTTGTTGTGCGCTTACTATCCCAAAAGACGCAGTAAGAACTACAGCTAACACACTTGTAGTTAATTTCTTCATATTTAAATTGATTATTTTTTTATTATCTGCAAATATGTAAAACTTTCTTAAAGTAACCAAATTTTTTGTTAAAAATATTTAATTTTACATGTTTTTATATTTTTATATATACCATAATTATGGATTTGTTAAAAAAATGGTCAAATTTTTACGTTGAAGCAGGGTGTGATGAGGTAGGCAGGGGGTGTTTATGCGGGCCTGTGGTAGCTGCTGCCGTGATACTTGATGACAATTTTAACCAAAATTTGGTTAATGATTCAAAAAAACTGAATTTTAAAACCAGACTGAGTATTGACCAATATATTAAAGACCATGTTAAAGATTATGCTATTGCTGAACTGCCTCCCTGTTTTATTGATCAGCATAATATCCTCAATGCCAGCATTCATGCAATGCATCAGGCGCTTGATAAACTAACCATAAGGCCTGAACTGATTTTAGTAGACGGTAACAGATTCCATCCTTATAATTATATTCCTTATGAATGTATTATTAAAGGAGATGCAAAAGTCCTATCGATTGCAGCTGCTTCCATATTGGCGAAAAACTACAGGGACAGGTTGATGATTGAACTCCATGATGAGCACCCGGAATACGGGTGGGATACCAACTTTGGTTACGCCACTAAAAAACATCAGGAAGCGCTCATAAAATTCGGACCTACAAAACACCACCGCCAGTCTTTCAGGTTAAAATATGATTAACAAAAAGGAAAGAAATTATTAATTATATTGAAAGTTCATTTAAATGCAGCTGAAAAGATACGTTTTCACAGACCAAGGCGATTGCGCAGATCCGAATATAATGAAACCGGCTAATCTGCGAGCACATTCCAGAATAAGATTTAAATCTGCTTCAGAAATGTAAAAGTATAATTCCTAAACAGGCTCTACATACCTTGTTAAAGCTACAAATAAAAAGAGAAGCTGTGAGGCTTCTCTTTATGTTTTATGATAAAACTAATTATTATTTTTTCTTTTTCTGCTCCTGGTATTTCTGCTGTTCCTGAGCTTTCTCCATCATCTCCCTCATGCGTTTCTGAAATTTACCTTCAGTCTTTGGCTTTTCCTTATTGGCCTGAATCTGGGCATGAATTTTCTTCTCATCAAGAATGACATATTTAATGACTAGAATAATCAGAATATTAATCGCATTGGATACAAAATAATACCATGATAATCCGGATGCGGAAGTGTTCAGGAAGAACAGGAACGTAACCGGGAAAATATACATCAGTACCTTCATGTTCGGCATGCCTTCCTGCTGGGGCTGCTGCATATTTCCGGAAGTCATGATGGTATAAATTAAAATAACAATGGTACATGCAATAGCGAACACACTTAAATGATCTCCTAAGAAAGGAACTTTGAACGGCAGTTTAATCAGGTCGTCATAAGCCGTCAGATCCTTTGCAAACCAGAAGCCCTGCCCTCTCAAATCGATAAAATTCGGGAAGAAACGGAACAAGGCGTAGAAAATAGGAATCTGTACCAGTGCTGGTAAACACCCTGCCATCTGGTTGACGCCGGCTTTTCTGTAGATTTCCATAGTAGCCTGCTGCTTTTTCATCGCATCAGCATCTTTTAATTTAGCATTGGCTTCATCAATTTCAGGACGGATCACCCTCATCATCGCACTCAACTTATGTTGCTTGTACATGATCGGTGATAAGATCAATTTAACCAGAATGGTCAATAAGAAAATCGCCCAGCCGGCTGTTACACCCCATGAGGAAATGAAGTTATAAATAGGAATAAAGAATCCCCTGTTCATCCATCCGATGAAAGACCAGCCCAATGGCAATATTTCGTCAAAGTTTTTATCGTACGATTTTAGTAACGGTAAATCCAGCGGCATAAAATACCAGGTAAAATCCTGATTCAGTTCATTTCCGGTCATCTGAACAAAACCTTCATAATTCAGCTTTTTCAGATATTCTCCCTCTTCAATATTTTCCTGGTTTCCCTTACTTTGGGTAAATCCGCTTTTAGCCTCGATAACAGAAGTAAAGAACTGCTGTTTTACACCGATCCAGTTCAATGTCTCTTTTTCTTCCTCCATGGTAGTCCTTCCGTCATAATCATAATCCTTGTAATTATTGAAGGCATAAGAAAATTCTGAGTGAGACTGTTCCTGAGCCCTTCCCTTTTCCAGGTTTCTTACATTATAGTTCCAGATAAAGTCAGCCTTGGTATCAGCGGTTACTTTTGCAAGCCCCTGTGTTCTTACTTTGAAATCCAGTCTGTATTTATCCAGCAATGTATATACAAACTGAATGACAGCTCCGTTATAATCAGCAGTCATTGTTACTGCATTGCCGTTAACAGCCGGAGCAAAAACCAAATCTTTGGTATTGATTACTTTTCCTGTTTTATCTTTAAACTGGAACCCGTAGTCGGAATTGTTTTTAGTGATCAGTAAAAGCGGAAGGTCTGCTTTATCTGTTTTATGATCGTATGCTTTGTATTCTGCAAGTTCCACTTTGGAAACCTGGCCACCTAAACCGGCAAACTCAATGTTCAGTTCTTTATTGGAAAGACGAGCGGTCTGGATCGCACCGGGGGTTACATTTGGATTGATATTGCTTGCCTGAGTTGGTTTTACAGGATTTTTAGCCTGTTCGGTTTTCTGTTGCTGAGCTTTTACCTCTTCTTCTTTCGATTGCTTGTTCTGAAAATAAA
The sequence above is a segment of the Chryseobacterium sp. JJR-5R genome. Coding sequences within it:
- a CDS encoding ribonuclease HII — translated: MDLLKKWSNFYVEAGCDEVGRGCLCGPVVAAAVILDDNFNQNLVNDSKKLNFKTRLSIDQYIKDHVKDYAIAELPPCFIDQHNILNASIHAMHQALDKLTIRPELILVDGNRFHPYNYIPYECIIKGDAKVLSIAAASILAKNYRDRLMIELHDEHPEYGWDTNFGYATKKHQEALIKFGPTKHHRQSFRLKYD
- the yidC gene encoding membrane protein insertase YidC, with protein sequence MQQNNGLDKSQMISFAVLCLVLFGFMFYFQNKQSKEEEVKAQQQKTEQAKNPVKPTQASNINPNVTPGAIQTARLSNKELNIEFAGLGGQVSKVELAEYKAYDHKTDKADLPLLLITKNNSDYGFQFKDKTGKVINTKDLVFAPAVNGNAVTMTADYNGAVIQFVYTLLDKYRLDFKVRTQGLAKVTADTKADFIWNYNVRNLEKGRAQEQSHSEFSYAFNNYKDYDYDGRTTMEEEKETLNWIGVKQQFFTSVIEAKSGFTQSKGNQENIEEGEYLKKLNYEGFVQMTGNELNQDFTWYFMPLDLPLLKSYDKNFDEILPLGWSFIGWMNRGFFIPIYNFISSWGVTAGWAIFLLTILVKLILSPIMYKQHKLSAMMRVIRPEIDEANAKLKDADAMKKQQATMEIYRKAGVNQMAGCLPALVQIPIFYALFRFFPNFIDLRGQGFWFAKDLTAYDDLIKLPFKVPFLGDHLSVFAIACTIVILIYTIMTSGNMQQPQQEGMPNMKVLMYIFPVTFLFFLNTSASGLSWYYFVSNAINILIILVIKYVILDEKKIHAQIQANKEKPKTEGKFQKRMREMMEKAQEQQKYQEQKKKK
- a CDS encoding SusD/RagB family nutrient-binding outer membrane lipoprotein; amino-acid sequence: MKKIKFLVSVIACGVLLNSCNDYLDINENPNSVHQEDLTPQLIFPGAITQTYRTQGTTMLEFGNIMMNSWAGNSYAFGGPFTNEYTLSSVNSSFYSGIWDGIYPNLANFAYIESYPNSDKRQNNYIAAAKIMKAYYMQYLVDLYGDVPYSEAFQGQKNLTPRYDDDAAIYKSLIEDMDAAKALITAAPANALAMGTADIVFAGNMSNWTNFANTIKFKLLMRMSNVTGDLATYRNQQLATLSTASFISADVFEKPGYAGTSDAALHPTTLTYFTNSAGNIPQRNLLITASENLATALNGNNLSLPDTYYQKYNGIVDPRRVRLFLTVGGVVRGVRQGATPGQPGAPNDSNVVSSLSPYTVGANSTAAGTIISQSNARGGLLMSLAELNLLKAEAALRYPGIFPSFDGQSLFNSAITQSGLTMNGNTTAINMATYIAQISTRPGLGWVGSTEQKYEAIMTQKWILLTQSNPTEMYIEFNRLGQKYPASPLATTATRPNKPLRLIYPTSEYVGNSSNVPNISSNDVFVKNQYTPFWNQN
- a CDS encoding SusC/RagA family TonB-linked outer membrane protein, translating into MKKLTTSVLAVVLTASFGIVSAQQTQSDTLRTQDIREVVVTGALGIKKRQDAVVSSNKVVGDKELNQAASQSISQALISKVSGLQINTTNSGVNPTTKIILRGFRSISGDTNPLVVIDGVVATMNVFNQLPPDIVENINVIKGQQGAALYGSLGSNGVLVVTTKRGTRSERISVNLSSSVEFTNSYKLPIRQRLFGQGYPGEADYSDVDYGGTNWVPYENTAWGPAFNDPNIGGQLIEVGLPQANGEFLRTTYSAKKGDNIRNFFDTGIQFKNGFNVSTGGADSYTFLSYDRLENEFIVPGDKLKRNTVFFKGGKKIGKFRMDGNVSIIDQSTHQTNGNLYAQLLQTPTNVDIRDFRNSGFAGNYTSFAYNPYALRDISRGDSRLTSSTGIISLGYEFNDHISLTYNGSLYMAGQEVENHTDAFNSNEIIINAPGTGIDGATLRQLGVAAITSAYNKQSSRVRNFYGDLILNFKYDLTNDINFSANIGNNITDNFSSTTSAGGTNLRIPYFYNISNVVNPTPAYNLNNTYIRSRQYAFFANVDLGLKDYLFVNLTGRIEQSSRLSARPTGTTDFSNKGIPYYSGGVSFIPTKAFDGLKDNSVLNYLKISGSYTVTGNAVIGAYDNDEVGVFPTGYPLLNSSFLLNKNPTNQFIKPEANKTLEGNIFLGFLKDRITIEGSAFQTDTDDLITGSTTSATTGIVSLTNNIGNIRNSGFEVDLGITPFKSENFEWSLRGSYSKYESLVKDLGPGVDEVGLTQDAYGIPAGVFAVKGERFPVIKGIKYERDPNGNIIVDQTGLPVTNSKYQILGKVTPDYILGFSTNVRYKGLTLAVTADYRTGNSFISDTKSLLGFAGALEKTVEFDRAQGYVIPGSVQNTGTATNPIYTPNTTTVGDDPSYAGTANYFSGAYQTSVGEEFVVDGTALKIREISLAYQIPKSVLGSTFVRSLSVGVYARNAFAWYAKSNRNFADPETSNGGVGGIAVTSQYPTTRTFGFSLNASF